A window of the Streptomyces formicae genome harbors these coding sequences:
- a CDS encoding beta-N-acetylhexosaminidase — protein MSAHLRPNPAHARPDPAHARPLPAIVPRPQRLRQLPGRFTFDEATALRLAPGTGQAAALLRELLAPATGLPLPAHPDGRFVLALDPALTGLGTEGYGLTVGPDAVLLRAAQPEGLLRGVQTLRQLLPPEALSDTPVRGTDWSVPCVQITDAPRFAWRGAMLDTARHFQPVSFLHRYVDLLALHKLNVLHLHLTDDQGWRMPVAAYPKLTGTGGLPHGGAYTRKELSGLVAHAAARGVTVVPEIEMPGHVRAALAAYPHLGNNPGRRLGVWRQWGVCDTVLGVHDEVLDFCRTVLDEVMDTFPGRHVHIGGEECPTSEWERSPAAVRRAAEEGLDGPKALHGWFMHRIGAHLTAAGRTPLGWTETGDDLPAGFTVLPWRDAGHGLAAARRGHDVIMAPHRSTYLDYPQSDDPAEPPGQPGGIVDLRTVYETEPAPDDWDPEAAARVLGTQAQLWTEYVPTPAHAEYLSFPRLCALAETAWSGHRDWPGFQERLHHHRIRLDTLGVPRRPPTSA, from the coding sequence ATGTCAGCACACCTGCGACCGAACCCTGCCCACGCCCGACCGGACCCCGCCCACGCCCGCCCCTTGCCCGCGATCGTTCCGCGCCCCCAGCGGCTCCGTCAGCTGCCCGGCCGGTTCACCTTCGACGAGGCCACCGCCTTGCGCCTGGCACCCGGCACCGGGCAGGCCGCAGCACTGCTGCGCGAACTCCTCGCCCCCGCCACCGGACTGCCCCTGCCCGCCCACCCCGACGGGCGGTTCGTCCTCGCCCTCGACCCCGCCCTCACCGGCCTCGGCACCGAGGGATACGGACTCACCGTCGGACCCGACGCCGTCCTGCTGCGCGCCGCACAGCCCGAAGGACTGCTGCGCGGCGTCCAGACGCTCCGCCAACTCCTGCCGCCCGAAGCCCTGTCGGACACCCCCGTGCGCGGCACCGACTGGTCCGTCCCCTGTGTGCAGATCACCGACGCACCCCGGTTCGCCTGGCGCGGTGCCATGCTCGACACCGCCCGCCACTTCCAGCCCGTCTCCTTTCTTCATCGATATGTCGATCTGCTCGCCCTGCACAAGCTCAACGTCCTCCATCTCCACCTCACCGACGACCAGGGCTGGCGGATGCCCGTCGCCGCATACCCGAAACTCACCGGGACCGGCGGCCTCCCGCACGGCGGCGCCTACACCCGCAAGGAGCTCAGTGGCCTCGTCGCGCACGCCGCCGCGCGCGGAGTGACCGTCGTACCCGAGATCGAGATGCCCGGCCATGTGCGCGCCGCCCTCGCCGCCTACCCCCACCTCGGCAACAACCCCGGCCGGCGGCTCGGCGTCTGGCGCCAGTGGGGTGTGTGCGACACCGTCCTCGGCGTCCACGACGAGGTGCTCGACTTCTGCCGGACCGTCCTCGACGAGGTCATGGACACCTTCCCCGGCCGCCATGTGCACATCGGCGGCGAGGAGTGCCCCACGAGCGAATGGGAGCGGTCGCCGGCCGCCGTCCGCCGCGCCGCCGAGGAGGGGCTCGACGGGCCGAAGGCCCTGCACGGCTGGTTCATGCACCGGATCGGGGCCCATCTCACCGCCGCCGGACGGACCCCGCTCGGCTGGACCGAGACCGGCGACGACCTGCCCGCCGGCTTCACCGTCCTGCCCTGGCGCGACGCCGGTCACGGCCTCGCCGCCGCCCGCCGCGGCCACGACGTGATCATGGCGCCGCACCGCTCGACCTATCTCGACTACCCGCAGTCCGACGACCCCGCGGAACCACCCGGCCAGCCCGGCGGGATCGTCGACCTGCGCACCGTCTACGAGACCGAACCCGCCCCCGACGACTGGGACCCCGAGGCCGCCGCCCGTGTCCTCGGCACCCAGGCCCAGCTGTGGACCGAGTACGTGCCCACGCCCGCGCACGCCGAGTACCTGTCCTTCCCCCGGCTGTGCGCCCTCGCCGAGACCGCCTGGTCCGGCCACCGCGACTGGCCCGGCTTCCAGGAGCGGCTGCACCACCACCGCATTCGGCTCGACACGCTCGGCGTGCCGCGCCGGCCCCCCACATCCGCCTGA
- a CDS encoding LNS2 domain-containing protein yields MTPQTPRTPRTADAPLAVFDLDGTLAETGHRQHYLERRPRDWDGFFAAAPDDTPLADGIRLVVEARQECEVVYLTGRPERCRAATVEWLDRHGLPAGRIWMRRNDDRRPARTTKLETLRRLARSREIRMLVDDDELVCDAAERAGFRVVRAQWASTSQAMRDAQQREGRT; encoded by the coding sequence GTGACTCCGCAGACACCCAGGACTCCGCGCACGGCCGATGCGCCGCTGGCCGTGTTCGACCTCGACGGGACGCTCGCCGAGACCGGCCACCGCCAGCACTACCTGGAGCGCCGGCCCCGCGACTGGGACGGCTTCTTCGCCGCCGCGCCCGACGACACACCGCTCGCCGACGGCATCCGCCTGGTGGTCGAGGCGCGCCAGGAGTGCGAGGTGGTGTACCTCACCGGACGGCCCGAGCGCTGCCGCGCCGCGACGGTGGAGTGGCTGGACCGGCACGGGCTGCCCGCCGGCCGCATCTGGATGAGGCGCAACGACGACCGCCGCCCCGCCCGGACCACCAAGCTGGAGACCCTGCGGCGCCTCGCCCGCTCCCGCGAGATCCGGATGCTCGTCGACGACGACGAGCTCGTCTGCGACGCCGCCGAACGGGCGGGCTTCCGGGTCGTACGGGCCCAGTGGGCGAGCACGTCGCAGGCGATGAGGGACGCGCAGCAGCGCGAGGGCCGCACCTGA
- a CDS encoding dodecin, which produces MSQHTYRVTEIVGSSHEGVDQAIRNGIARAGQTLRSLDWFEVTQIRGNLLNGEIEHYQVGLKVGFRLEDPQGGS; this is translated from the coding sequence ATGTCGCAGCACACCTACCGGGTCACCGAGATCGTCGGCAGCTCGCACGAGGGCGTCGACCAGGCCATCCGCAACGGCATCGCGCGGGCCGGGCAGACGCTCAGGAGTCTCGACTGGTTCGAGGTGACGCAGATCCGCGGCAATCTCCTCAACGGCGAGATCGAGCACTACCAGGTCGGGCTGAAGGTCGGCTTCCGGCTGGAGGACCCGCAGGGCGGCAGCTGA
- a CDS encoding cellulose binding domain-containing protein, whose translation MNVRRARMRAALAAALVTGVGCATLTALPAAAAGEQVKVQYRQSSTGGDQAEPWFKAVNTGSASVTLNQVKIRYYFKAEAGASYTFACSWAVKGCANITGTFGTLANPTATADRYLEIGFTAGAGSLAPGADTGDMQLRFYRSNWQSLVQSDDYSFGPMQTAYGDWTKVTATVGGTLVWGTAPAGNDPDPDPDPDPTDPPTGGAALFDDFNYSSHTDPAINAHGWSVRSNSGGPGVPGATWAPENVTFAMEGTNSVMNLETSTAGTPQSTKMTEVLTRAMKFKNGTYAARVKFSDAPKSGGPDGDRLVQTFFTINDLTAPMADDYAEYDFEYLPNGGWGEPSNILYSTSWETYRPDPWEAVNQHSEVRASYAGWHDLVVTIDNSSIVYYVDGQEFGRHSYLPERAMSINFNQWLIDLAGQTSTTPRAYDQKVDYVLHVKDQVLTPAQVAAKVAAYRSAGTAFEDTVPGGQ comes from the coding sequence ATGAACGTCAGACGCGCCCGGATGCGTGCCGCCCTCGCCGCCGCCCTGGTGACCGGCGTCGGCTGCGCCACGCTCACCGCACTGCCCGCGGCGGCCGCCGGGGAGCAGGTCAAGGTCCAGTACCGGCAGAGCTCGACCGGAGGCGACCAGGCCGAGCCCTGGTTCAAGGCGGTCAACACCGGCTCCGCCTCCGTCACGCTCAACCAGGTCAAGATCCGCTACTACTTCAAGGCCGAGGCCGGCGCCTCGTACACCTTCGCCTGCTCCTGGGCGGTGAAGGGCTGCGCCAACATCACCGGCACCTTCGGGACGCTCGCCAACCCGACCGCCACCGCCGACCGGTATCTGGAGATCGGCTTCACGGCGGGCGCCGGCAGCCTCGCGCCGGGCGCCGACACCGGTGACATGCAGCTGCGCTTCTACCGCTCCAACTGGCAGTCGCTCGTCCAGAGCGACGACTACTCGTTCGGCCCGATGCAGACCGCGTACGGGGACTGGACCAAGGTCACCGCGACCGTCGGCGGCACCCTTGTCTGGGGCACGGCTCCCGCCGGCAACGACCCCGACCCCGACCCCGACCCCGATCCGACGGACCCGCCCACCGGCGGCGCCGCGCTCTTCGACGACTTCAACTACAGCTCGCACACCGACCCGGCGATCAACGCCCACGGCTGGAGCGTACGGTCCAACTCCGGCGGCCCCGGAGTGCCCGGCGCCACCTGGGCCCCCGAGAACGTCACCTTCGCCATGGAGGGGACCAACTCGGTCATGAACCTGGAGACCTCCACCGCCGGCACACCGCAGTCCACGAAGATGACCGAAGTGCTGACCCGCGCCATGAAGTTCAAGAACGGCACCTACGCGGCCCGCGTCAAGTTCTCCGACGCCCCGAAGAGCGGCGGCCCCGACGGCGACCGCCTCGTCCAGACGTTCTTCACCATCAACGACCTCACGGCGCCGATGGCGGACGACTACGCCGAGTACGACTTCGAGTACCTGCCCAACGGCGGCTGGGGCGAGCCGTCCAACATCCTCTACTCCACCTCGTGGGAGACCTACCGGCCCGACCCCTGGGAGGCCGTCAACCAGCACTCCGAGGTCCGGGCGAGCTACGCGGGCTGGCACGACCTCGTCGTCACCATCGACAACAGCAGCATCGTCTACTACGTCGACGGGCAGGAGTTCGGCCGGCACAGCTACCTGCCGGAGCGGGCGATGTCCATCAACTTCAACCAGTGGCTGATCGACCTGGCGGGTCAGACGAGCACCACGCCGCGCGCCTACGACCAGAAGGTCGACTACGTCCTCCACGTGAAGGACCAGGTGCTCACTCCGGCGCAGGTCGCGGCCAAGGTCGCGGCCTACCGGTCGGCCGGAACGGCCTTCGAGGACACGGTGCCCGGCGGTCAGTGA
- a CDS encoding GntR family transcriptional regulator translates to MGSGSTSAMLKRERVREHLLGLIEAGRPGDAIPSERTLCAELGVSRPTLRTAVDELVATGQLLREQGRGTFVAPAKITQELGGVRWIRLDQRAASCGFGSKAEEGVDAERRRLTTTQETESQGVASPARSERQALAAEESAFAVPPASGSWSSRILERATIQAGARIGRRLRVSPAAELVYIARLRLVDGSPMAIEHLHFPASLVPDSLSSDELEAGDLYDHLREHHGVAVHEATQSIEPTVVNETEAAVLDVPVLSPALLIERLTTDTAGRPVEYVHSLYRGDRYRIVSRLALGSPGPGPRPRSDGHHPGIPPGDFAHDGIITSSTTGDAY, encoded by the coding sequence ATGGGGAGCGGCTCGACGAGTGCGATGCTCAAGCGGGAACGGGTACGGGAGCACCTCCTCGGCCTGATCGAGGCGGGGCGGCCGGGCGACGCCATCCCCTCCGAGCGCACGCTCTGCGCCGAGCTCGGCGTCTCACGTCCCACCCTGCGCACCGCCGTCGACGAACTCGTCGCCACCGGCCAGCTCCTGCGGGAGCAGGGCCGCGGCACCTTCGTCGCACCCGCGAAGATCACCCAGGAACTAGGGGGTGTCCGGTGGATCAGGCTGGATCAGCGAGCGGCGTCATGCGGCTTCGGATCCAAGGCGGAGGAAGGAGTCGACGCGGAGCGTCGGCGACTGACGACAACGCAGGAGACGGAGTCGCAGGGCGTTGCGAGCCCGGCAAGATCCGAACGACAGGCCCTAGCTGCCGAGGAGTCGGCGTTCGCGGTACCGCCGGCCTCCGGCTCGTGGTCGAGCAGGATCCTCGAACGGGCCACGATCCAGGCCGGCGCCCGGATCGGCCGCAGGCTGCGGGTCTCCCCCGCCGCCGAACTCGTCTACATCGCACGGCTCCGCCTCGTCGACGGCTCCCCCATGGCCATCGAGCACCTCCACTTCCCGGCCTCGCTCGTGCCCGACTCACTGAGCTCCGATGAGCTCGAAGCAGGCGACCTCTACGACCATCTGCGGGAGCATCACGGGGTGGCGGTGCACGAGGCCACCCAGTCGATCGAGCCGACGGTCGTGAACGAGACCGAGGCCGCGGTCCTCGACGTCCCGGTGCTCTCACCGGCCCTGCTCATCGAGCGGCTCACCACCGACACCGCGGGCCGGCCGGTCGAGTACGTCCACTCCCTCTACCGCGGCGACCGCTACCGGATCGTCTCGCGGCTCGCCCTCGGGAGCCCGGGACCGGGACCGCGTCCCCGCTCGGACGGCCACCACCCGGGCATCCCGCCGGGGGACTTCGCCCACGACGGCATCATCACCTCCTCGACCACCGGCGATGCATACTGA
- a CDS encoding recombinase family protein: MPAEEQSGPRRGTCPDVPCPGGQGRQWADENGYTVRKVWKDNVGAWSDTNRPDFDSALAALAAGEVNALWCYAVDRWSRKGAGSVVPLLDRGRRIVAGYERLDSAEPRDRRRLIDAAEQAKEYSDLLSYRVKGTKRQQREEGAWVGLVPFGLHIVNKRTRKLSHDPGPWRIVLLIYRAAANGVSTRTIAKRFNFAGIPSPSGRQWRAGMVQKIIHHPVYEGLQVEAAEGNSRVSRPYRNRHGQRVSVLDEGVEPIPAGLVRSARLTVSGRVQRGTGARKAKHLLAGLVRCAGCGGSMASTGESYRCGRVAAGAHCPAPAMALVAKLDAFVTESFLSRLDSGDSEDDLLGVVAKSWNALSRPRETEAAREALDALKEAEGARERLLRDRQAGLYEGADLLFYELHDEAKRDLEAAQERVSVHAAHVVDISFLLDSVCLQETWDAADLPMRRDLLRLAVARVTVRKAPRPGAKFVGEERVAVEWLTEA; encoded by the coding sequence ATACCTGCGGAAGAGCAGTCGGGACCGCGAAGGGGTACGTGCCCTGACGTTCCGTGCCCAGGAGGCCAGGGGCGCCAATGGGCCGACGAGAACGGCTACACAGTCCGGAAGGTCTGGAAGGACAATGTTGGAGCCTGGTCCGACACGAACCGTCCCGACTTTGACAGCGCACTGGCCGCACTCGCTGCGGGGGAGGTAAACGCCCTCTGGTGTTACGCCGTTGACCGCTGGTCCCGGAAGGGTGCCGGCTCCGTCGTGCCGCTCCTCGACAGGGGCCGCCGGATCGTCGCCGGCTATGAGCGACTGGACAGCGCGGAGCCGCGCGACCGGCGACGCCTGATCGACGCTGCGGAGCAAGCCAAAGAATACAGCGACCTCCTGTCGTACCGTGTGAAGGGCACGAAGCGACAGCAGCGGGAAGAGGGCGCCTGGGTGGGTCTGGTCCCGTTCGGCCTCCACATCGTGAACAAGCGGACCCGGAAGCTGTCCCACGACCCTGGCCCGTGGCGCATCGTCCTGTTGATCTACCGGGCAGCGGCCAACGGTGTGTCAACGCGCACCATCGCGAAGCGCTTCAACTTCGCTGGTATCCCGTCACCTTCCGGTCGGCAGTGGCGCGCCGGCATGGTCCAGAAGATCATCCATCACCCCGTTTACGAGGGCCTTCAGGTGGAGGCTGCGGAGGGCAACTCCCGTGTCTCCCGCCCGTACCGCAACAGGCATGGGCAGCGAGTCAGCGTCCTGGACGAAGGCGTGGAGCCGATCCCCGCTGGTCTCGTCAGGTCCGCCCGCCTGACCGTGTCGGGTCGCGTCCAGCGCGGTACCGGCGCACGCAAGGCAAAACATCTCCTGGCAGGCCTGGTCCGCTGCGCCGGCTGTGGCGGCTCGATGGCGTCAACGGGGGAGTCGTACCGCTGCGGGAGGGTTGCGGCAGGCGCCCACTGTCCCGCGCCAGCCATGGCCCTGGTCGCGAAGTTGGACGCCTTCGTGACTGAGTCGTTCCTGTCCAGACTTGACTCTGGCGATTCCGAGGACGATCTCCTGGGCGTGGTGGCCAAGAGCTGGAACGCCCTCTCGAGGCCCAGGGAGACGGAGGCAGCGAGGGAGGCCCTGGACGCCCTGAAGGAGGCCGAGGGTGCTCGTGAACGCCTCCTGAGGGACCGCCAGGCGGGCCTGTATGAAGGGGCGGACCTTCTCTTCTACGAACTCCACGACGAAGCGAAGCGGGACCTGGAGGCGGCGCAGGAGAGGGTCAGCGTCCACGCCGCCCATGTCGTGGACATCAGCTTCCTTCTGGACTCGGTCTGCCTCCAGGAGACGTGGGACGCAGCGGATCTCCCGATGCGGCGGGACCTTTTGCGTCTCGCTGTGGCTCGTGTGACCGTGCGGAAGGCTCCCCGTCCCGGGGCGAAGTTCGTGGGGGAAGAGCGCGTGGCCGTGGAGTGGTTGACGGAGGCGTAA
- a CDS encoding GntR family transcriptional regulator translates to MDTSHAEGPQGTREAEGAQGALKRERVRARLLTLIETRHPGDAIPSERTLCAELDVSRPTLRAVVDELVATGRLVREHGRGMFVAPAKITQALVADDRPGAASPPAPGAWTSRVLELRTAPAGARIGRRLRVSPAAALVYVARLRLVDGAPIAIEHLHIPAELVPGLTPEQMESGFYAHLRDRLGIRMARATQSIEPTVLSADEAGLLDAPVLSPALLFDRVTTDAAGRPVEYVRSLYRGDRYRIVSRLTLSGRDDGEQPVPDASRASAWWGTVEGNH, encoded by the coding sequence ATGGACACCAGCCACGCGGAGGGGCCACAGGGGACACGAGAGGCAGAGGGGGCTCAGGGGGCGCTCAAGCGGGAGCGCGTTCGGGCCCGCCTGCTCACCCTGATCGAGACCCGCCACCCGGGCGACGCCATCCCCTCCGAGCGCACGCTCTGCGCCGAGCTGGATGTATCGCGCCCCACCCTGCGGGCCGTCGTCGACGAACTCGTCGCCACCGGCCGGCTGGTGCGCGAGCACGGCCGCGGAATGTTCGTCGCACCCGCGAAGATCACCCAGGCACTGGTCGCCGACGACCGCCCGGGAGCGGCGTCGCCGCCGGCCCCGGGGGCCTGGACGAGCCGGGTCCTGGAGCTGCGCACCGCCCCGGCCGGCGCCCGGATCGGGCGCCGGCTCCGGGTCTCCCCCGCCGCCGCGCTGGTGTACGTGGCCAGGCTGCGGCTCGTCGACGGCGCACCGATCGCCATCGAGCATCTGCACATCCCGGCGGAGCTCGTCCCCGGGCTGACGCCCGAGCAGATGGAGTCCGGTTTCTACGCCCATCTGCGCGACCGGCTCGGTATACGGATGGCGCGCGCGACGCAGTCCATCGAGCCGACCGTGCTCAGCGCGGACGAGGCGGGGCTGCTGGACGCCCCGGTCCTCTCCCCCGCGCTGCTGTTCGACCGGGTCACGACGGACGCGGCGGGCCGGCCGGTGGAGTACGTCCGCTCGCTGTACCGGGGCGACCGCTACCGCATCGTCTCGCGGCTCACCTTGAGTGGCCGGGACGACGGCGAGCAGCCCGTGCCCGACGCCTCGCGCGCCTCGGCCTGGTGGGGCACCGTGGAGGGGAACCACTGA
- a CDS encoding helix-turn-helix domain-containing protein → MAEHLGDRLARLRRLADLTQEGLAERSGVSVDVIRKLEQKRKHSARLPTLHSLSRGLGVELTSILGDPPGAPSSGDADPPQLVAVRRAIMPPLFAPPAEPNGAERLTLPLLRREIADGWTLYHDAEFGRLMDVLPGIVNDARFAAAVGTADERAAGKAALGKSLQLAGHLAIRLGKTDLALSALERAMNAASDSSDPLLAPMISNSVAWNYQRQNRLDDAEHLAVYAADGIEREHGGSAEGLRVWGGLIMSAATSAARSGDYDTANEMMTTAEDATKRLALLPPPNEGKMVSVFSRSSVRIERVRLAVQHARPEEALTLAKGMRLGADTPASWRTWLLLDVARAHTDLGNAEGAVKALEKLRQIAPAWMRHHTLAVAIVSDLWAGPARPPGLRKLAEFLGVAN, encoded by the coding sequence ATGGCTGAGCATCTGGGCGACCGGCTAGCGCGCCTCCGTCGACTGGCAGACCTGACGCAAGAGGGCCTGGCGGAGCGCTCCGGCGTGTCCGTGGACGTGATCCGGAAGCTGGAGCAGAAGCGGAAGCACAGCGCCCGCCTGCCCACCCTGCACAGCCTGTCACGCGGCCTGGGTGTGGAGCTGACCTCCATTCTGGGGGACCCGCCAGGGGCGCCCTCTTCGGGTGACGCCGATCCGCCCCAGCTTGTGGCTGTCCGGCGCGCGATCATGCCGCCGCTCTTCGCTCCGCCGGCGGAGCCGAACGGTGCTGAGCGGCTGACCCTGCCACTTCTCAGGCGTGAGATTGCCGACGGCTGGACGCTGTACCACGACGCCGAGTTTGGGCGCCTTATGGACGTGCTGCCCGGCATCGTTAACGACGCACGGTTTGCTGCCGCTGTAGGCACAGCCGACGAACGGGCCGCAGGGAAGGCCGCGTTGGGGAAGTCGCTTCAGCTCGCTGGTCACCTGGCTATCCGCCTCGGGAAGACAGACCTGGCGCTGAGCGCCCTGGAGCGTGCCATGAATGCGGCCTCCGACTCCTCCGACCCGTTGCTGGCTCCGATGATCAGTAACAGCGTGGCCTGGAACTACCAGCGTCAGAACCGGCTGGACGACGCGGAGCACCTGGCCGTTTACGCCGCTGACGGAATCGAGAGGGAACATGGTGGCTCCGCTGAGGGCCTGCGCGTTTGGGGTGGACTCATCATGTCCGCTGCCACGTCTGCCGCCCGTTCCGGCGACTACGACACGGCCAACGAAATGATGACCACGGCTGAGGACGCGACGAAGCGTCTAGCCCTCCTGCCGCCTCCGAACGAAGGCAAGATGGTGTCGGTCTTCAGCCGGTCCTCCGTCCGTATTGAACGCGTCCGCCTGGCTGTCCAGCACGCTCGCCCGGAGGAAGCCCTGACCCTGGCCAAGGGGATGCGCCTTGGCGCCGACACACCAGCTTCCTGGCGCACATGGCTACTCCTCGACGTGGCGCGGGCACACACGGACCTGGGCAACGCTGAAGGGGCCGTGAAGGCCCTGGAGAAGTTGCGGCAGATCGCTCCCGCGTGGATGCGCCATCACACGCTGGCCGTGGCCATAGTGAGCGACCTTTGGGCGGGGCCGGCGCGCCCGCCTGGCCTGCGTAAGCTCGCTGAGTTCCTGGGAGTTGCCAACTAA